The Agromyces marinus genome window below encodes:
- a CDS encoding DUF6326 family protein — protein sequence MSTPHHPTPALEDQRMPVKAKLAATWASFMFLYIYVDYFQLYKPGAIDDILVGIVFEFQISPTLLTVFTASVAIPILMVMLSMTLPARVNRVANLVVALLYIPYSVFNAAGEAWAWAPFYALSIGIEVLLLVFILHAAWTWPRTAPTAGPADGADPAAVRIEQDHRTGG from the coding sequence ATGAGTACACCGCACCACCCCACCCCCGCACTGGAAGACCAGCGGATGCCGGTCAAGGCCAAGCTCGCTGCCACGTGGGCGAGCTTCATGTTCCTGTACATCTACGTCGACTACTTCCAGCTGTACAAGCCCGGCGCGATCGATGACATCCTGGTCGGCATCGTCTTCGAGTTCCAGATCAGCCCGACGCTGTTGACCGTGTTCACCGCCTCCGTGGCCATCCCGATCCTGATGGTGATGCTGTCCATGACGCTGCCCGCCCGGGTGAACCGCGTCGCGAACCTCGTCGTCGCCCTGCTCTACATCCCGTACTCGGTGTTCAACGCGGCCGGGGAGGCCTGGGCCTGGGCGCCCTTCTACGCCCTCTCGATCGGGATCGAGGTACTGCTCCTCGTCTTCATCCTGCACGCCGCATGGACCTGGCCCCGGACCGCTCCGACGGCGGGCCCGGCCGACGGGGCCGACCCTGCGGCGGTCCGCATCGAGCAGGACCATCGAACGGGAGGGTGA
- a CDS encoding TetR/AcrR family transcriptional regulator encodes MNARAVLSRERIVRAAATVADRGGIGAVSMRSVAAELGVEAMSLYHHVANKNALLDSLADWAFEQIVAPEVDAPWRPAMVERARSARSVLVRHPWAIGMIEARPRPGTPLLRHFDRVLGCLVNSGFSAALATHAFSALDAYTYGFALTESTLPFTPADGAEQSFAEEVAPSPDEYPHLVRTLGELMGSGTYSFADEFDVGLDLILDGFEQRLTQAS; translated from the coding sequence ATGAATGCGCGAGCAGTACTCAGCAGGGAACGAATCGTCCGAGCGGCGGCGACGGTCGCCGATCGCGGCGGCATCGGCGCGGTGAGCATGCGCTCCGTCGCGGCCGAACTCGGGGTCGAGGCGATGTCGCTCTACCACCACGTGGCGAACAAGAACGCCCTCCTCGACTCGCTCGCCGACTGGGCGTTCGAACAGATCGTCGCTCCCGAGGTCGACGCCCCCTGGCGGCCGGCGATGGTCGAACGGGCGCGATCCGCACGATCGGTGCTGGTGCGGCATCCGTGGGCCATCGGCATGATCGAGGCGCGCCCGCGACCCGGTACGCCGCTGCTCCGGCACTTCGACCGGGTCCTCGGATGCCTCGTGAACTCCGGCTTCTCAGCCGCACTCGCCACCCACGCGTTCTCGGCGCTCGACGCCTACACGTACGGGTTCGCCCTCACCGAGTCGACCCTGCCCTTCACTCCGGCAGACGGAGCGGAGCAGTCCTTCGCCGAGGAGGTCGCGCCGAGTCCGGACGAGTACCCGCACCTCGTGCGGACGCTCGGCGAACTCATGGGCAGCGGCACCTACTCGTTCGCCGACGAGTTCGACGTCGGACTCGACCTCATCCTCGACGGTTTCGAGCAGCGCCTCACGCAGGCGTCATGA
- a CDS encoding DmpA family aminopeptidase encodes MTTTPPAAQRARDLGVPFDGTPGRWNAITDVPGVQVGYTTIVDGAPGEASVARTGVTAILPRGREGVGVPCAAGIHSLNGNGELTGRSWIEESGSLTLPIGITNSHAVGAVHAGIDEWTQAAHPELAAEWLLPVVGETWDGYLNQINARHVRPEHAIAAIESAATGPVTEGNVGGGTGMNCYGFKGGSGTASRVVVYGEREHTVGVFLQANFGSRNELRLAGRPLGRESAAPNPYEDAAWFVRDGERARVRGGSGSVIGIVITDAPLLPGQCEALARRVPLGLARTGTSGSHFSGDIFLACSTANAGAFTSSMPVTPVGDQPYESAEFVPWGRIDPFFEAVVQATEEAVANVLVAARDMVGRDGHANVALPHHEVCAAFATS; translated from the coding sequence ATGACGACCACGCCACCTGCGGCCCAGCGAGCGCGCGACCTCGGCGTCCCGTTCGACGGCACCCCCGGTCGCTGGAATGCGATCACCGACGTCCCCGGAGTCCAGGTCGGGTACACCACGATCGTCGACGGCGCCCCCGGCGAGGCGTCGGTCGCACGGACCGGGGTGACGGCCATCCTGCCCAGGGGGCGCGAGGGCGTCGGCGTGCCCTGCGCCGCCGGCATCCACTCGCTCAACGGGAACGGCGAACTGACCGGCCGGAGCTGGATCGAGGAGTCCGGGTCGCTGACCCTGCCGATCGGCATCACGAACAGCCACGCGGTCGGCGCCGTGCACGCGGGCATCGACGAATGGACCCAGGCCGCCCACCCGGAACTCGCCGCCGAATGGCTGCTCCCCGTCGTCGGCGAGACGTGGGACGGCTACCTGAACCAGATCAACGCCCGCCACGTGCGCCCCGAGCACGCGATCGCCGCGATCGAGTCGGCCGCGACCGGCCCGGTGACCGAGGGCAACGTCGGCGGCGGGACCGGCATGAACTGCTACGGCTTCAAGGGCGGGTCGGGCACCGCATCGCGCGTCGTCGTCTACGGCGAGCGCGAGCACACCGTCGGCGTGTTCCTCCAGGCGAACTTCGGCAGCCGGAACGAACTGCGCCTCGCCGGCCGGCCGCTCGGTCGCGAGTCGGCGGCGCCGAACCCCTACGAGGATGCCGCGTGGTTCGTGCGTGACGGCGAACGAGCGCGCGTGCGGGGCGGGTCGGGCAGCGTCATCGGCATCGTGATCACCGACGCCCCGCTGCTCCCGGGCCAGTGCGAGGCCCTCGCCCGCCGCGTGCCCCTGGGCCTGGCGCGCACCGGCACGAGCGGCAGCCACTTCTCGGGCGACATCTTCCTGGCTTGCTCGACCGCGAACGCGGGCGCGTTCACGTCGAGCATGCCGGTCACGCCGGTCGGCGACCAGCCGTACGAATCGGCCGAGTTCGTGCCGTGGGGCCGCATCGACCCGTTCTTCGAGGCCGTCGTCCAGGCGACCGAGGAGGCCGTCGCGAACGTGCTCGTCGCCGCGCGCGACATGGTCGGCCGCGACGGCCACGCGAACGTCGCGCTCCCGCACCACGAGGTCTGCGCGGCGTTCGCGACGAGCTGA
- a CDS encoding APC family permease, with translation MTQQTHDTIPPGGPGAPTSEPPGSGAGQLARGRLRVWDIVFFVVSAAAPLTVVASAAPTTLRLGGIGAAGAILVCGVVLILFAVGFTAMSRHVRNTGAFYAYASRGLGKPAGIGTALVTVFAYIALSISFYGFLGFFASLTFTSLFGLDLPWPIWSLVAAGFVAFLGYRKVDVGAKVLAVLLTAEVGILLVLSIAVLIGGGPEPWSAAPFAPEHVFLAPGVAVLFVIGFGAYIGFEGTAIYSEEAKDPARTVPIATYIAVGFLAVFYAFTFWVLTVAFGAQGVLELAATDDFTEMMFIAGDQYLGAWTATVLQILVVTSFFACLLAFHNASSRYVFSLSRERLLPAPLARTHPTSRAPYVASTLLAGIAVVAILIAWAAGADPILQLGIWAYGTGVAGLVFAQSVAAIAVIGFFARDRRGHGLFRVVIAPVLGAAGLITGFLLIVFNFEFVTGLDPVANLILLLPTPILFIVGIVWGLVIRRRDPRQYERLAEPIEAE, from the coding sequence ATGACGCAACAGACTCACGACACGATCCCGCCCGGCGGGCCGGGCGCGCCGACATCCGAGCCCCCGGGATCGGGTGCCGGACAGCTCGCCCGCGGCCGGCTGCGGGTGTGGGACATCGTCTTCTTCGTCGTCTCGGCGGCCGCACCGCTGACGGTCGTGGCGAGCGCCGCGCCGACCACGTTGCGCCTCGGCGGAATCGGTGCGGCCGGTGCCATCCTGGTCTGCGGCGTCGTCCTGATCCTCTTCGCGGTCGGCTTCACCGCGATGTCGCGTCACGTCCGCAACACCGGAGCGTTCTACGCGTACGCCTCGAGGGGCCTCGGCAAGCCCGCAGGCATCGGCACCGCCCTCGTGACCGTCTTCGCGTACATCGCGCTCTCCATCAGCTTCTACGGCTTCCTCGGGTTCTTCGCCTCGCTGACGTTCACGAGCCTGTTCGGGCTCGACCTGCCCTGGCCGATCTGGTCGCTCGTGGCCGCCGGCTTCGTGGCGTTCCTCGGGTACCGCAAGGTCGACGTCGGCGCGAAGGTGCTCGCGGTGCTCCTGACGGCCGAGGTCGGCATCCTGCTCGTGCTCTCGATCGCGGTGCTGATCGGCGGCGGTCCCGAGCCCTGGAGCGCGGCGCCGTTCGCCCCCGAGCACGTGTTCCTCGCGCCCGGTGTCGCGGTCCTGTTCGTGATCGGTTTCGGTGCCTACATCGGCTTCGAGGGCACAGCGATCTACTCCGAGGAGGCCAAGGACCCGGCACGCACCGTTCCGATCGCCACCTACATCGCCGTCGGCTTCCTCGCCGTGTTCTACGCGTTCACGTTCTGGGTGCTCACCGTCGCGTTCGGCGCCCAGGGCGTGCTCGAGCTGGCAGCGACCGACGACTTCACCGAGATGATGTTCATCGCGGGCGACCAGTACCTGGGTGCCTGGACCGCGACGGTGCTCCAGATCCTCGTCGTGACGAGCTTCTTCGCCTGCCTGCTCGCGTTCCACAACGCGTCGAGCCGGTACGTGTTCTCGCTCTCGCGCGAGCGACTCCTCCCCGCGCCGCTGGCGCGCACCCACCCGACGAGCCGCGCACCCTATGTGGCCAGCACCCTCCTCGCCGGCATCGCGGTCGTGGCGATCCTGATCGCGTGGGCGGCGGGAGCCGACCCGATCCTCCAGCTCGGCATCTGGGCCTACGGGACCGGTGTCGCGGGCCTCGTGTTCGCGCAGTCGGTCGCGGCGATCGCCGTGATCGGGTTCTTCGCGCGAGACCGACGCGGCCACGGCCTGTTCCGCGTCGTCATCGCGCCGGTGCTCGGCGCGGCGGGCCTGATCACGGGCTTCCTGCTGATCGTGTTCAACTTCGAGTTCGTGACCGGACTGGACCCGGTCGCGAACCTGATCCTCCTCCTGCCCACGCCGATCCTGTTCATCGTCGGTATCGTGTGGGGACTGGTGATCAGGCGCCGTGACCCGCGGCAGTACGAGCGGCTCGCGGAACCGATCGAAGCGGAGTGA
- a CDS encoding TetR/AcrR family transcriptional regulator has translation MKQSTRHAQRRDELVAALRRVAGRRGILQANVRAVAAEAEVSAGSVLYYFPTFDDLLLAAVDGVVEEFYERRRRIADAIADPRERLRAMIEAGVPDEISDDLRIVYESIALLPERPQLGPSHRLIVERQVMLYRTAIEIGVGVGAFRPRMQVDAIARNIVALEDAYDLYPLLGLARDRAVVRQAVLDYAGLALDVEL, from the coding sequence GTGAAGCAGTCCACCCGGCACGCGCAGCGCCGCGACGAACTCGTCGCGGCGCTGCGCCGCGTCGCCGGCAGGCGAGGCATCCTGCAGGCGAACGTGCGCGCGGTCGCGGCCGAGGCGGAGGTCAGCGCAGGCAGCGTCCTGTACTACTTCCCGACCTTCGACGACCTGCTGCTCGCCGCCGTCGACGGGGTGGTCGAGGAGTTCTACGAGCGGCGCCGACGCATCGCCGACGCGATCGCCGACCCGCGCGAACGGCTCAGGGCGATGATCGAGGCCGGTGTGCCCGACGAGATCAGCGACGACCTGCGGATCGTGTACGAGAGCATCGCGTTGCTGCCCGAGCGGCCGCAGTTGGGTCCGTCGCATCGACTCATCGTCGAACGGCAGGTCATGCTCTACCGCACCGCGATCGAGATCGGTGTGGGTGTCGGCGCGTTCCGCCCGCGGATGCAGGTCGACGCGATCGCCCGCAACATCGTCGCGCTCGAGGACGCGTACGACCTGTACCCGCTGCTGGGGCTCGCTCGCGACCGGGCGGTGGTCCGCCAGGCGGTACTCGACTACGCCGGACTCGCCCTCGACGTCGAGCTCTGA
- a CDS encoding NAD-dependent succinate-semialdehyde dehydrogenase: protein MSKYRVQNPATGEIIETFEVATDAEIDETLAAADAAFREWRDRSVQERAAVVRRVAELFDERRDELARIIAVEMGKSIAESLDEVEFARSIIDYYGVHGPSLITDHEIPSTIPGKAIIEHLPVGALLGVMPWNFPYYQVARFAAPNLVLGNTIILKHADICARSALAIEAIMLEAGVPVGGYRNVFATHDQIATMIADPRVQGVSLTGSERAGAIIGEQAGRHLKKCVLELGGIDPMVVLDADDVAAVAKEAWDFRVYNGGQVCNSNKRMIVMDEIYDEFVAALKELAAGLEPGDQLDLGDGQFAPLSSRAAAETVHAQVQQAIAEGATLEAGGVLSDGPGAHYSPAVLTGVPRDSESYREEIFGPVATVFRVHSDEEALEVANDCALGLGGSVFSTDEARAARIASKLEVGMTHVNTIAAEAAELPFGGVKRSGFGREMGPVGIGEFSNKRLSFVAR, encoded by the coding sequence ATGTCGAAGTACCGCGTGCAGAACCCCGCCACGGGCGAGATCATCGAGACCTTCGAGGTCGCCACCGACGCCGAGATCGATGAGACGCTCGCGGCAGCGGATGCCGCATTCCGCGAGTGGCGCGACCGCAGCGTGCAGGAGCGTGCCGCGGTCGTGCGCCGCGTGGCCGAACTGTTCGACGAGCGACGCGACGAGCTCGCCCGGATCATCGCCGTCGAGATGGGCAAGTCGATCGCCGAATCGCTCGACGAGGTCGAGTTCGCCCGGTCGATCATCGACTACTACGGCGTGCACGGGCCGAGCCTGATCACCGACCACGAGATCCCGTCGACGATCCCCGGCAAGGCGATCATCGAGCACCTGCCGGTCGGCGCGCTGCTCGGCGTCATGCCGTGGAACTTCCCGTACTACCAGGTCGCCCGCTTCGCGGCCCCGAACCTCGTGCTCGGCAACACCATCATCCTCAAGCACGCCGACATCTGCGCGCGCTCCGCGCTCGCCATCGAGGCGATCATGCTCGAGGCCGGCGTGCCGGTGGGCGGCTACCGGAACGTGTTCGCCACGCACGACCAGATCGCGACGATGATCGCCGACCCGCGCGTGCAGGGCGTCTCGCTCACCGGCTCCGAGCGGGCGGGCGCCATCATCGGCGAGCAGGCCGGCCGGCACCTGAAGAAGTGCGTGCTCGAGCTCGGCGGCATCGACCCGATGGTCGTGCTCGACGCCGACGACGTCGCCGCCGTCGCGAAGGAGGCGTGGGACTTCCGCGTCTACAACGGCGGCCAGGTGTGCAACTCGAACAAGCGGATGATCGTCATGGACGAGATCTACGACGAGTTCGTCGCTGCGCTGAAGGAGCTCGCCGCCGGTCTCGAGCCGGGCGACCAACTCGACCTGGGCGACGGCCAGTTCGCGCCGCTGTCGAGCCGCGCGGCCGCGGAGACCGTGCACGCCCAGGTGCAGCAGGCGATCGCCGAGGGCGCGACCCTCGAGGCCGGCGGCGTGCTCTCCGATGGCCCGGGCGCCCACTACTCGCCGGCCGTGCTGACCGGCGTGCCGCGCGACTCCGAGTCGTACCGCGAGGAGATCTTCGGGCCGGTCGCGACCGTGTTCCGCGTGCACAGCGACGAGGAGGCCCTCGAGGTCGCCAACGACTGCGCGCTCGGACTCGGCGGGTCGGTGTTCTCCACCGACGAGGCCCGCGCCGCGCGCATCGCCTCGAAGCTCGAGGTCGGCATGACGCACGTGAACACCATCGCCGCCGAGGCCGCCGAGCTGCCCTTCGGCGGCGTCAAGCGCTCCGGCTTCGGCCGCGAGATGGGCCCGGTCGGCATCGGCGAGTTCTCGAACAAGCGACTCTCCTTCGTCGCGCGCTGA
- a CDS encoding cupin domain-containing protein, with the protein MSGTQGEGLADVLRLAAGAVTDAAGLALEHEPVPADQVVAGTPTTGYVPLDESEPGEIGVWEMSVGAMRDVEVDEVFVVLAGSATVEFEHVPSSGGPAAPIELAPGSVVRLEAGMRTIWTVREPIRKVFIAR; encoded by the coding sequence GTGAGCGGCACGCAGGGCGAGGGTCTCGCCGACGTGCTCCGGCTCGCCGCCGGTGCGGTGACGGATGCCGCGGGGCTCGCGCTCGAGCACGAACCCGTGCCCGCCGACCAGGTCGTCGCAGGCACCCCGACCACGGGGTACGTGCCGCTCGACGAATCGGAGCCCGGTGAGATCGGCGTCTGGGAGATGTCGGTCGGCGCCATGCGCGACGTCGAGGTCGACGAGGTCTTCGTGGTGCTCGCGGGATCCGCGACCGTTGAGTTCGAGCACGTGCCCTCGAGCGGCGGGCCGGCCGCGCCGATCGAACTGGCCCCCGGCTCCGTCGTACGGTTGGAGGCCGGAATGCGAACGATCTGGACGGTTCGCGAACCCATCCGCAAGGTGTTCATCGCGCGCTGA